A window of Agelaius phoeniceus isolate bAgePho1 chromosome 9, bAgePho1.hap1, whole genome shotgun sequence genomic DNA:
CTGCTGTGCTCTCTAAGGGCACTAACTGCATCATATGTCTCCATAGGCATGACAGCATCAACCCTTGACCCAAGAGCACTGACAAACTGATGGTTTAGCGGCTGCTTTTGCTGGTGCCTGTCCCACAGCTGATGCATCTTTGTGGCTGCCCAGCCCATCTCAATGCACATTGCAGGCATGGGATATATAAGGTGTTAATGTCTGGCTACAAATATGCTCCAGCCATTCAGGTTTATGCGCTCTATGTGGCTTTGTTTCTGCTCTTTACAGGGCTTCAACATCAAAAGTGTACAGTCTCAAGGCTTCAAACTGAACGTATGGGACATAGGCGGACAGAGGAAGATCAGACCATACTGGAGGAACTATTTTGAAAACACTGATATCCTTGTGAGTATTGGCTGCAGCTGAATGCTGTGTTCATGCAATggctttccaaggtctcagccAGAAATTCAGAAACAAGTAATGTAATATCCCAGCCCTCAGCAACACCATTGCCATTGTAACAGGAGTTATTCTGAGCTAAATGGCAAGATTGGTTGAGTGCAGTAAGAAAAATACAGTTATGTTTGCAGAAATCATTCAGTTGCATGTTTTTACTTTCACAGGATGGTGCTGTTTATAGCCAGTTCCTTTCCTCTCATCTCAGTCTCTTTCAAATGAAAGAACATTAATAACATGTACTTTACCCATCTATAGCTCCTTTCACTGGAGACTCTGAAGGCCTGTCATGGGCATTAGTGACTTAAACATCATGTGTAGAGGTAGGTCAGTATGGTGCCCTTGTTTTATAGgtagggaaactgaggcataaGAATTAAATGCTCTGTCTGGCATCAGATAGGAAAGCTTCTGAGTGAGGGACACAGAGAGACtccttgtcttttctttttctcctttaatcGTAAGGCTGTCTTTTAATGGTTTCGACAACTTAGCTGTACTTACCTTACAATTAGCTACAGATGACCACAATTACATTTACAGTGCAGGACCTTTGTTTTTCCATGCCAGAGCACATTGCCCTTGGACCCTTCAGGTGCTGTCTTGGCTAGTTTCAAAGATCACCTCTAGCATGCAGCCACATATGCCAGAGTGAAGGCAGACTGGGGGCTGCAGGCCTCTCTCTGCCCCAAGCACTCTTGCCTgtgggaagagagaaaaaccaaGGTCTGCAGGCTCCCATGGGACAGTAGGAAGCTCTCTCAGAAGGACACCATTCCTCCCTCCCATCACACACATACTTAGTAATGTGTCAGAAGCTTTAGTGCACTTGCACGGAAGAATCAGTGCAACTAGGAATAGGACTCTGTTCACCAAGGCTTGTGTCCAGTTGCTGAaaggcctggctgtgcctgcaggcttAGAAAACATTGTCCAAATGAAGCTGTTACTTAAATGGGACTAATAAACCCTTGACACTCTCTTTTGCCAATCTTCATTTTTGAGCCTTAATTTGGAATCTAAAGTTCAAGGACAGCCACCACTGCATAAACCCAGCTGATTGCTTTTGCAAAAAGGAACTGTGAGATTTTTCATGGGGTATGATTTGGGTTTGAGAAACGAGCAGGACACACACTgtgctcctctgtggctgttgaGGACAGAGATGGTGTGGCTGTGAGGTGACTGTGCCCACTGAGCCCAGGCTCTAGCGCTGTGGGTGGTGGGGAGGCAGTAAGTATGCAGATCAAGGTCAGCCCTGCAAAGCAGCAGCGTTGGGATCTCTGCCTGCTGTGGCAGGTGCTCAGGATGCAGAGGCTGTGCAACCACAAAACAGTATCTGGAAGACTCTGCTGGCAAAGACAATAAACTACAGTGGCCTGTTGCCTTCCACCCTTCCTAGTGTGTGCTGCATGGGAGGTGCAGAAATAAAGGTGTATTTGAAGACTGAAGGAGATGAAAGGAGTTgttttccctgcccctctctcaCCCCAGTTAAAGcaatgtacagaaaaaaaacctcttcatATGACTAAGAAAATGGGTGGATAGAAGCAGAATCCGTTTGGGGGAAGCAGCAGTGTGAATTCAGAGAAATAGCTGGTGCACCGAAGGACTTGAGTTCCCCTAGCTGCACTTCATGCTGACACCCAGTCCCAAACTGGGAGATGTTGGCATGTTGGGGCAGTGCTTTGCTATTTCCATACACACCAAAACTGGGATCAGTGTATGCTGATGGCTTGCTCTGTCTTCTGCCAGTCCTTACCCCTGTTTTAGCCAGTAATTTTACCCTCTGACAAACCTGGTGCAGATTGTGCATTTATAAATTGAGCCAATTTATCCCTCATGCTATTTCTTCATCTAGCCCCACCACTTGCAATTTCTGCCCAACCCATTTATTCCAGGCTGTGTTTTGGCTTGTTTCTTAAAGGAGGTACCCAGCTTTACAGGAATTTCTTTCTCAAATCTCCATTCTCCAGCATGGTGTTCCAATTGGTAAACTATGTTACCAAGCCCCACAGGCAAAAACAGGCTCTTGTGTGGCCTTGGCCATAAAAAGAGGTTGGACATGAGATACACTACAGTTCCCAGGACCCCCTGCTTCTCTGTTCTCCTAAACTGCATTGCATAAAACAGAAAGGACCCTCTAAAGAGTATTAAAAAGCAGGAAGTAATTACGAATTCAAATCCATGCAGGTGCCTTTGAATGAGAGCTTGGTCTTGCATCACACACCTGTGATATTTGGAAGCTTAACGCAGGCAAATAAGGTGTGGATATCTGGCTGATTGCATATTCAGACAGGCACCTGCAGCTATTTGGCACAGTGCTTGCTGGTTTGGAAGTAGGCACTCGGCACATACTTTGctttctctgtgctgtgcttttgTGGCTTTTGCCCCAAGCACTGTTGTATCTAGTTCTCATCTTGCAAAACAGCTCCCTAGTGAGGAATGAGCGGTGCAGGAGAAAGCCTGGCTGGATGGGACCCAGAGCCATTCCTTCCCAGCTAGAGAAGCACCGCAATATGgaaggtgctgcctttcagttCACAAGCAGCGCTCGACCATTGCATTCACGTGTTGTGGACTTCCCCAGAGATGTCCAGAGGGAGGACAGATGACAGTCCAGTCTCGCCCCAGAACAcaactgccagccctgcagcttcttcctttcttttgctCTGTGCTTCCTACCCTACATGGGATGCATAGGGGTGGATGCTTGGTAGGGGCGGGGAGGCCGTGTGTAGCTGATGCAGTATTGGTGCACGTGCCTGGGATCACATTGCAGGGAGAGGCCCGTGTGTCATGCCCACGGGCTGGTCCCCATCACGTGGCAGCTGGTGCATGCTCTGCTGACGCATCCCCACGCAGCTGCGTCCAGCcctgcccgtgtcccccagcccctgtcagTGCACATCAGCCCCCAAGTGATCTGCACTGCGGCTGGGAGGTTGCTGGGTTACCTCCTCAGGCCTCGCATACAGATTTTCCTGCTGCGTGTTTGGTCCCATTTCAAACAACTCAAATGCTGCTCATTAAGAGAAAGCCTATAGTTTAATAGATATTGCTGCTAGAGATCTTCCCTCCTCCTACTATTTGATCGAAATTATCCTAGAAGCATGGAGTCTTATGCTGAGACTGCCTGCAAGGATGCCATTTATCTTGATGGCAGGGTGCTGTGCTCATCTATTCCCTGAAAACCAGGCTGACACTTGCTCCCTGTAAGCCACCAAAGAGCATGCAGATGACATGCTAGCAGCTTCAATCACTACTGATGGGGAATGGCAGCAACTGGAAGCAAAATGCTCAGTGTTTGTCACCAGTCCCATCCCTGTCTGCTATCCCAGCATCCTTCTTCAAAAACCTTCACATATCAAGCAATGAAAAAGGGATACCAGTCTATTCTTGCCTGCATGTTGTACTGAGGTTTCCCGTTTTTTTAGATGGCAACTGAAGATGGAGTCTTGCAGGCTGAATCCAGCCTTCATACCCAACCACCTTCTCCAAGAGGCTACAGTAGGATTGCCTGATGGAGACAAACTCAATGTCCCCAACACATTCATGTGTCCCCTGAGTGCCATTGTGTGCCTTGGTGGCTTATTGAGGAGGTGATGCTAGAGGGCAGCACGGCACAGTCACACCAGGCCAGTGTTTGTATACTTTGCCGGGGTGAAAGGCCATGTCTGGCTCCCCAGGTTTTGCCCTCCTATGCTCAGCTTCAGCTTGTAACAATAAGTTTGAAACAATACCAGCAATCTCCCGCTCTCTTCAGATAATATATGCTGTGGTGATGGTGACAGCATCCCAGTACTTCTGCCAGCTCCTTTCTCATTCTACCCACATGGTTGTCCACTCCTCTGGCATTAAAAGAGGTGGTTCCTCTCCTTTCAGAACATCATGAAGTTTTGTCAACATTTGCTGCAAATAATAGCAAGGATCTTTGTGCCCAAAAGTGTAAACTCACTTAAGCACATGCTGCTGTGGAAGAGTGTCTTCTGGGAAGAGTAACTTTTCCTGtcatttcttttttcagatCTATGTCATTGACAGTGCAGATAGGAAGAGGTTTGAAGAAACAGGTCAGGTAAGTTACTTAAGCCCAGCTTCCTTTGAAGTAACTCAGTACTTCTGAGTGCCCCTTGCTCACAAAAGTTAGGAAGAAGATTTTGTTGTTTATGAAGGAAATTTGCATTTCAAGAGACTTGCCTTTCAACATCAATACAGATTATTTTGGTAGATGTGAAACAAGGAAAATAGGTAGCCTAATTCTGTTTAAATAGAACAGTGTTCATTAAAGTTATACAATAATAGCAAATGGAGCCTAATACTGAAAGCACAAACTTCTCTAAGTCCTTTAAACCTTGCCAAACCAAGACCCTGAGGGACCCTGAGGGATCCTATTTTCTTATATACGAAGCTGAAATGGAAATCATATTGACTTGATTGTCTTTTGGATGTAATTGTAAAAAAGCTAAGAACTATCTAACTAATACTGCCAGAAAATAAGATTTCTGTTTTACAAAATTCTGATGGTTTGTAACATTTTTTGTTTTAGGTTGGAACAAAAATAGGACTTAAACTTCATTGTATAAAATTCTGAATGTGACAGTGTCCCAAAATAGCTAGCAATAGATTTACCCCACAGAAATCATTCTGCCTGATTTGAAGGATATACTTGATCTTTTGCCTCTCAAGTCTCATGGACATACCCCAACAGCAGAACTGTTGGTTGTTCTAGGGATGGGGGAATCTTTCCCCTGCTGGAGCTATTTCATTTTATATCAGTAATTAAATATTCATTGGGCAAAAGAGAtggaaaggaagcagcagcttAGATCACTTGCCTGAGTCAGGCGGAGCCAACCTAAACCCCTCCTCATATTTCCGCAAACACTTTTGGTTTCAATAAATCAGCCGTGTCAGATGAAAGACCTATTTTGTTGAAAATTTCCCAGCCAGTTCTGTTTATAACTCCATCCTCTCATCCTGGCTTCCAAACCAAACAATCCTTTTGGGGGGGATGGAGTTGTCTTTCCACTGCAGTTTAGCATCTCCCCGACTACACTTGTTTAATCCAGAAGTTTCTATTCAGTGGATAAAAGATGTTAGAATGTTATCTGAGAGCATGAGACCTTTCCAGCTAAATAAGGAGGCCACAAAAATCTCCTATACTCATCTGTCTGCAATGCCAGCAGTCCCTACAGGTTCATGTTCTGCTGAGTTTGTCATATGTTCCCATAGGGAAGAGACTTGAGACTGAGTGCCGGTTTCACATGAGACCATTGCACAACCTACCAGCAGTCTGACATGAAGTATTTCTGCCACCATTGATCCACTGCAGATTCAGATTTgagctattaaaaaaatctttttgagTCAACCAATTTTGAATGAACAAACCCTTTTTTAAGATGCCATCCAATGTGTGCTGTGCATGTGGAGCCAAAATTCAACTATTAAGGCTCATCGAGCTTGTCTTCAGCTAATCAATGCCTTTAAAATTATCAACACTTTCCTGTGGGAGGGAGATTTCCATTTTGCAGGGGGAGGTAGGGGTTGGGAAGTCCTCTCCTATTTAAATTGTAGTGACTAAAACTTTGAACAACCCCTTGAAACTCATGATGAGCAAAGATACCAGGGCCAGTGTCAATGGTTGCTCAGGTACAAGTCAGGTCAGTCAGGCAATAATTTAAGACAGATTCCTCATACTGCCAATTTACTTGTTGTTTTTTGCTGTTTCATCAGTTTTGGTCTCCTGGGATCAGAGACTGGTGAAACACAGAGTCGTAGCCTTTAAGGCAACTGCTAATTTCAGACcaaaattaagatttttctaaCCTGCAATTGGAAGAAATAGCTTTTGAACCTTGGGCAGAGATGATTGTATACATTTTTGCTCTCTTATAATAAGATCTAGGTTTCACTGGAACACACTCTTCTAGCATTTGCCCTAAATATATTTCTAATTAGAGACAAGCATTGGTGGTTGaaaattttcttcccttccctctcaccATCTTCCCCCCACCCCACTCCCTTGTAAATGATACAGGAGCTGGCTGAGCTTTTGGATGAAGAAAAGCTTAGTGGAGTGCCTGTGCTCATATTCGCTAACAAGCAGGATTTGCTGACGGCTGCCCCTGCTTCGGAGATTGCCGAGGGACTGAACCTGCACACAATCCGGGACAGAGTCTGGCAGATCCAGTCTTGTTCAGCTCTTTCAGGAGAGGGAGTACAGGTGAGGCTCTGCAGAAGGCTTGCTGTGCCAGCAGGCCATCTGTAAGAGATTGCTGATCTGCAGGGTGGGGCTGGACCAGCCTCACCGATGAGGGTCAGCACAGCCAAAGCCTTGCAGTGCAAAATGCGGGGGGTGCGTGTCTTGGGTCCTGTGcaaagggaagggagagctgggggctctggggctctCTCCATCCCTGGTAAAGGGGAGAGCGATTCCCTCCCCACCCAGGAGCCCTTAGCTGGCCCAGATGAAGACATTGATTTCTTTTAAAGAGACTGCCGTCAGGTTAATCATTCTCACAAAACAAATTGTCTTTTACTATTAACCCTTTGACTGGTACGAGTGTGAACTCTAGAAATCTGATTTACCTTTGCTACTGATGTCATTTGGCATTTTACTAAACCCAGGCACTAGGGAGAAAAACTGATCAATTTTTCTGATCCAGAGAAATGCTAGAGTTGCACATGGAGCAACAACCACTTCTAATGTCAGCATGTGGGGCAGCAAAAACACACCGAGGGGCCTgcactgtgtccctgtgctgaacTGTAATAGTTGTGTCTTGGGCTCCTGTGCTGTAGTCAGTTCCTGCAGTATAGTAGTTCTTTGTAATGTAAATGGGACCTAGGTTTGTTTATTTCACTCTTAGGTTTTCCTGAATTAATGAGGTATTTGCAGAGCTCGAAATCTGAGTACTCCCTTCACTGATATTTAAAGAAACAGAATGGTGAAGACATTTATCTTCACTGCAGTTTCAGTAAAACCTTA
This region includes:
- the ARL3 gene encoding ADP-ribosylation factor-like protein 3 — translated: MGLLSILRKLKSTPDQEVRILLLGLDNAGKTTLLKQLASEDISHITPTQGFNIKSVQSQGFKLNVWDIGGQRKIRPYWRNYFENTDILIYVIDSADRKRFEETGQELAELLDEEKLSGVPVLIFANKQDLLTAAPASEIAEGLNLHTIRDRVWQIQSCSALSGEGVQDGMNWVCKNVSTKKK